In Nitrobacteraceae bacterium AZCC 1564, the following proteins share a genomic window:
- a CDS encoding cytochrome P450 (product_source=COG2124; cath_funfam=1.10.630.10; cog=COG2124; ko=KO:K22553; pfam=PF00067; superfamily=48264) — translation MSVDALTRHVSSDIDPFSSDFLRDPYPFHEQLRELGSVVWLEKWGVWVVARYEQVHAVLSDWRTYCSGAGVGIVNQKKLGGWRPPSALLETDPPEHTANRAILSRILSPAALRTLRLTFEKEAESLVEKRVGAGTIEGIADFAEAYPLKIFGDAVGVPTEGRRHLIAWGNMVFNGMGPRNELYDHAMENAEEVTQWITMACKRENLTDDGLGAQVYQHVDAGEINADHAALLVRSFLSAGVDTTTYAIGNALVCLAKHPEQWDAIRREPALLKSVFEELLRFESPFQMFFRTATCDTEIDGVAIREDDKVLVLLAAANRDPRKWRDPNTFDIRRSTTGHLGFGTGIHGCVGQMIARLEVEVVLSALARHVSRIELVDEPVRQLHNTLRGYESIPVRFHA, via the coding sequence TTGAGTGTGGATGCACTGACGAGGCATGTATCTTCGGACATTGATCCATTTTCATCCGATTTCCTTCGCGATCCTTACCCATTCCATGAGCAACTGCGAGAGCTTGGCTCCGTCGTTTGGCTTGAGAAGTGGGGGGTATGGGTCGTTGCGCGCTATGAGCAGGTTCATGCCGTCCTAAGCGATTGGCGCACATACTGCTCTGGTGCCGGAGTGGGCATCGTCAATCAGAAGAAACTGGGGGGATGGCGCCCGCCAAGTGCGCTTCTTGAGACAGATCCGCCGGAACACACGGCCAATCGGGCGATTCTTAGCCGCATTCTTTCGCCTGCGGCTTTGCGGACTTTACGTTTAACGTTCGAGAAGGAAGCCGAGAGTCTCGTTGAAAAACGAGTGGGTGCCGGCACGATCGAGGGAATCGCCGATTTCGCTGAGGCGTATCCACTGAAGATCTTTGGTGATGCAGTTGGTGTCCCTACCGAAGGGCGGCGCCATTTGATTGCCTGGGGCAATATGGTTTTCAACGGAATGGGGCCGCGCAACGAATTGTATGATCATGCGATGGAAAATGCCGAAGAAGTCACGCAATGGATCACGATGGCCTGCAAGCGCGAGAATCTGACTGACGATGGGCTCGGCGCTCAAGTCTATCAGCACGTTGATGCCGGAGAGATCAATGCAGATCACGCGGCGCTCCTTGTGCGATCATTTCTATCGGCCGGTGTGGACACGACCACGTACGCGATCGGAAATGCTCTCGTCTGTTTGGCGAAACATCCGGAGCAATGGGATGCGATCAGGCGTGAACCGGCATTGCTGAAGTCCGTATTCGAAGAACTGCTGCGATTTGAATCGCCATTTCAAATGTTCTTTCGGACGGCGACCTGCGATACGGAAATCGACGGAGTTGCAATCCGCGAGGACGACAAGGTTCTGGTTTTGCTTGCGGCTGCGAATAGAGATCCTCGAAAATGGAGAGATCCGAATACATTTGATATTCGTCGCAGTACGACCGGTCACTTGGGATTCGGGACCGGAATTCACGGCTGCGTCGGTCAAATGATCGCGAGGCTTGAAGTAGAGGTCGTGTTGTCTGCGCTGGCGCGCCACGTCTCGCGTATTGAACTGGTCGATGAACCTGTTCGCCAGCTTCACAACACGCTTCGGGG